In Silene latifolia isolate original U9 population chromosome 3, ASM4854445v1, whole genome shotgun sequence, a single window of DNA contains:
- the LOC141649298 gene encoding uncharacterized protein LOC141649298, whose amino-acid sequence MKSIDFVSCGWILLCRLDIADITRQQGGFDIREILSWNKTLLLRLFWRLATGVPSIWVHWFHHYILQGADIWTVVPGNATSIIWKALLLTRDDFISLVGSVDIAKNQLSGWSLSGSLLLHRVYSVFKGRHSNLQWAKPLMDQVVLPKHAIITRLAVQNGLPTVDNLIRRGMVIVNRCSLCMADLESIRHLYFACPYSNSVYQQILLWMGVTRRPLCLRQELLSLSRYKGKGWKKKWARGCVAAVVYLLWQERNRRRLFEEASRNVDQLVKLIKYFVSIRLYANVSDYLFDEVVAHLSELVVGKMSGDSSGIASSSDTILSPNRFSPLSEEGSPEGNQMQEVLVVETVPYDKPIQ is encoded by the exons atGAAATCGATTGATTTTGTTTCATGTGGTTGGATTTTGTTATGTAGGCTTGATATTGCTGACAT AACAAGGCAGCAAGGTGGGTTTGATATTCGAGAAATTCTAAGCTGGAATAAAACTTTGTTGCTGAGACTCTTTTGGAGACTTGCTACTGGTGTCCCATCCATCTGGGTGCACTGGTTTCACCACTATATCCTCCAGGGAGCTGATATCTGGACTGTGGTTCCTGGCAATGCCACGTCCATCATCTGGAAAGCTCTGCTGCTCACCCGTGAtgattttatcagtttggttggCTCTGTGGACATTGCTAAAAACCAACTGAGTGGATGGAGTCTTTCTGGTTCTCTATTGTTGCACCGGGTTTACTCTGTCTTTAAGGGCAGGCACTCCAATCTGCAGTGGGCAAAGCCTTTAATGGACCAGGTGGTGCTGCCTAAACATGCTATTATCACGAGGCTGGCAGTGCAAAATGGCTTACCTACTGTGGATAATTTGATTAGAAGAGGGATGGTCATTGTGAACAGGTGCTCCCTATGTATGGCAGATTTGGAGAGCATTAGGCACCTGTACTTTGCCTGTCCTTATTCTAACTCCGTATATCAGCAAATTCTTCTTTGGATGGGTGTTACTCGCAGACCCTTATGCTTGAGGCAGGAATTACTATCTCTTTCCAGGTATAAGGGAAAAGGTTGGAAAAAGAAATGGGCTAGGGGGTGTGTTGCTGCTGTTGTTTATCTCCTATGGCAGGAACGAAATCGAAGAAGGTTGTTTGAGGAGGCTTCGCGGAATGTGGATCAATTGGTGAAGTTAATTAAATATTTTGTTTCCATTAGATTATATGCGAATGTAAGTGACTATCTATTTGATGAGGTAGTTGCACATCTG TCAGAGTTGGTTGTAGGCAAGATGAGTGGAGACTCTAGTGGAATTGCTTCTTCTTCTGATACTATTCTCTCTCCCAATCGGTTTAGTCCTCTATCTGAGGAGGGCTCTCCTGAGGGAAACCAGATGCAGGAAGTTTTAGTGGTTGAAACTGTTCCTTATGATAAACCAATCCAATGA
- the LOC141649299 gene encoding protein FAR1-RELATED SEQUENCE 5-like gives MSTSDATTSSSTNNSFKTPRTRIETLNALQYIPFCPEEKKPKVGQVFERLESAELFYKEYCTICGFTPRLATTKRIKDNELPNSFALRNVVCNRQGVKESRKRKRTDTDTTENDAESNVTDVSRVRPITRIDCRALVQFKYQENGTYIVTRFDEAHNHPLASPESTIFLKGNRKMTEVQKQFVTKVKVLKLGGVKTYRGWKELCRGYDNIGATEVDFKNFVRDIKTYIDPICIKNYMLFGEVLSADATYGTNKYDMVFVPFTGVDHHKRCITFGVG, from the exons ATGagtacaagtgatgcaactacgtCTTCTTCTACAAATAACAGCTTTAAAACACCAAGGACAAGAATTGAAACATTAAATGCACTCCAGTACATTCCATTCTGTCCAGAGGAAAAGAAACCTAAAGTAGGACAAGTATTCGAAAGGCTAGAATCAGCAGAGTTATTCTACAAAGAATATTGTACAATCTGTGGGTTTACGCCAAGACTTGCAACAACAAAAAGGATTAAAGACAATGAGTTaccaaacagttttgcattaaggaatGTTGTCTGCAATAGGCAAGGTGTAAAGGAAAGTAGGAAAAGGAAGAGGACTGATACTGATACTACTGAGAATGATGCAGAATCTAATGTGACAGACGTAAGCCGTGTGAGGCCAATTACAAGAATTGACTGTCGTGCATTAGTGCAGTTTAAATACCAAGAAAATGGAACTTATATTGTTACCAGATTCGATGAAGCGCATAACCATCCACTTGCTTCGCCTGAATCTACAATATTCTTGAAAGGAAACCGAAAAATGACAGAGGTACAGAAGCAATTTGTCACAAAGGTAAAGGTGCTAAAATTAGGTGGTGTGAAAACCTATAGAGGTTGGAAGGAGCTGTGTAGAGGTTACGACAACATTGGGGCTACTGAGGTTGATTTCAAAAACTTTGTCAGGGACATAAAAACCTACATTG ATCCGATCTGCATAAAGAACTACATGTTGTTCGGTGAGGTGTTATCAGCAGATGCTACATATggaacaaacaagtacgatatggtgTTTGTGCCTTTCACAGGAGTTGATCACCACAAAAGGTGCATAACCTTTGGAGTGGGTTGA
- the LOC141649300 gene encoding protein FAR1-RELATED SEQUENCE 5-like, whose amino-acid sequence MKKLREKVSYQLFQDEDFKTRLNRCVWNNQLEPDEFEEQWGKIMTDYQLVEHKWFSDLYDLREQWIPAYFKDVSMSGLMRVTSRSESENSFFDRFLTPHLTLVEFWVCYESALEAQRHKQSKLNSENKHSEIPRKTKSNLEVHAYEILADAK is encoded by the exons ATGAAGAAACTAAGAGAAAAAGTCAGTTATCAACTGTTTCAAGATGAGGATTTTAAGACCAGGCTCAAtaggtgtgtttggaacaaccaacTTGAGCCTGATGAATTCGAAGAACAATGGGGGAAGATAATGACTGATTATCAACTTGTAGAGCACAAGTGGTTTTCAGATTTGTATGATCTCAGGGAACAGTGGATCCCTGCCTATTTTAAAGATGTTTCCATGTCTGGCTTGATGAGGGTTACTTCTAGGTCTGAGAGTGAAAACAGTTTCTTTGACAGGTTCCTCACACCTCATTTGACCCTTGTTGAGTTTTGGGTGTGCTATGAGAGTGCCTTGGAAGCACAAAGACACAAGCAGTCCAAGTTGAATAGTGAGAACAAACACTCTGAAATCCCACGGAAAACAAAGTCAAACCTTGAAGTCCATGCTTATGAAAT ACTTGCAGATGCCAAATAA